The following DNA comes from Archangium lipolyticum.
CGGGGCGAGGTCCTTCACCCGGCGGGTTCCCGCCTCCGTCCCATCCGTGCTCCACAGCTCCCGGCCCGCCTCTCCCTCACTGGCGCTGAAGAACACCTTCCCGTCCATCACCACGAAGGGCTCGTACGTGGGCGTGCCCGAGTCGAAGCCCTTCAACAGGACCGTGCCCTCCTCCGTTCCGTCACTCGTCCAGAGATTGAAATCCCAGGTGCCGGTCCAGAAGTAGAGCCTCCCGCCGGAGGTGGTGAACTGGCCCTGGCCCTGTTGGGGAGCGCCCGGCCAGATGGCCTTGAGTGGCACCGTGCCCGCCTCCGTCCCGTCCGTGCGCCACAACACGGAGTCGAAATTCTGGCCGCGCAGCACGAAGAGGACGGTCCCGTCCACGTCGGCCATCAGTCCGCCCACGACGGTGGGCTCACTGCCGGGCATGGGGAAGCCCTTCACGAGTACCGTGCCCGCCTCCGTCCCGTCCGTGCGCCACAGCATCGGCCCGGAAGCCCGGTCGTGGACGATGAAGAGCAGCCCCTCGTCACCCGCGCGCCGGCTGTGGACGAGGATGCGCGCTCCGTGGGAGAAGCTCTTCACCTGGAAGGTCCCCTCCGCCGTCCCATCCGTGCGCCACAGCTCCAGGGCGTTGTCCGAGTTGGGGGCTGTGAGCAGCAACACCCCGTCGAGGCTCGCCAGGGGTTGCATGGCGAGGTTGCGTGACGTCAGGAGCACCGTGCCCTCCTGCGTTCCGTCCGTCCTCCACAGCTCGGTCCTGCCGCTCGACCTGCCGGAGGACTGGAAGACGACGATCCCATCCATGACGCGGGACCAGCTGGTGGAGGTGCCCATCAGCGCGGGCGCCAGGGAGTCCACCGGCGCCGTCCCCGTCTCCGTGCCGTCGCTCTTCCACAGGCTGGCGGTGCCGGGGATGCCCGGGATGCTGGTGGTGAAGAACAGCATCCGCTCGGTGGCGAGCATCGAGGAGAAAGAGGCTCCCGAAGAGAGGTCCAACACCCGCTCGGTGCCCGCCTCCGTGCCGTCGCTCTTCCACAGCGCCAGGCCCGTGGTCTCGTCCCGGGCGGTGAAGAACAGGGTTCCATTCAGCATGGCCGACGGGGGCGGAGTCGTGGACGCCGCCTCGAAGGCGTCACCCGTGGGCCAGGGGAAGGCGCGCACCAGGACGGTGCCCGCCTCGGTGCCATCGCTCTTCCACACCCCCGGGCCGCTGGCTCCCGTCTGGGCGGTGAAGAACAGGGTCCCTCCCGCGTCCTCGAACCCGGAGGGCCCCGAGCCCGTCGTCCCCGGCTCGAGATCCTTCAGCCGCACCGTGCCCACCTCCGTACCGTCGCTCTTCCACGGCTCCGCACCGCTGCTGGCGCCCTCGTCGAGCCGGAAGAAGAGGGTGCCGCCCATGGCCGTCAGCTCGGAGGGAAATGCCCCCGCGGGGAAGGCGCGCACCCGGACGG
Coding sequences within:
- a CDS encoding ELWxxDGT repeat protein; the encoded protein is MRSNHWVWGGLVASVWLMGCPSTDGHGGNPEPSSDSGTGPAPFLIKDINETIPQAAMPRQVVTAGGTTFFTATDATSGTELWRTDGTAEGTQLVKDLLPGPLSSSPFSLTDRAGTLFFFAQSILGSHTLWRSDGTPAGTEPVKDSLDPSSGLEQFGERLYFRSNDGHVLWESDGTPEGTRKALTFIGYQSEGSYWETKLNRLAGSVNGTLFLDVQRNTRSGTGSRSARELWLRADDGMTTEAWLILPPSTPSSTSGSDFAVVGDALFYRGLSDDGTIGLWRTDGTRAGTVRVRDVEPVALAAVGGTLFFRVDAGASGGTELWKSDGTEAGTVRVTTFPQSARPSELTAVGGTLFFRLDEGASGGAELWRSDGTEAGTVRVRAFPAGAFPSELTAMGGTLFFRLDEGASSGAEPWKSDGTEVGTVRLKDLEPGTTGSGPSGFEDAGGTLFFTAQTGASGPGVWKSDGTEAGTVLVRAFPWPTGDAFEAASTTPPPSAMLNGTLFFTARDETTGLALWKSDGTEAGTERVLDLSSGASFSSMLATERMLFFTTSIPGIPGTASLWKSDGTETGTAPVDSLAPALMGTSTSWSRVMDGIVVFQSSGRSSGRTELWRTDGTQEGTVLLTSRNLAMQPLASLDGVLLLTAPNSDNALELWRTDGTAEGTFQVKSFSHGARILVHSRRAGDEGLLFIVHDRASGPMLWRTDGTEAGTVLVKGFPMPGSEPTVVGGLMADVDGTVLFVLRGQNFDSVLWRTDGTEAGTVPLKAIWPGAPQQGQGQFTTSGGRLYFWTGTWDFNLWTSDGTEEGTVLLKGFDSGTPTYEPFVVMDGKVFFSASEGEAGRELWSTDGTEAGTRRVKDLAPGVAGSAVVPMSTWKGRLVLRATLPDNPRMPVLWISDGTEAGTVPLRKDDMGRMPYNPYAIFQVGSRLLFRATTPTTGYELWGLELPDPSPEDSSG